The DNA segment CTGATCGTCACGACCGCGCTGGCGCTGGCCGGCTGAAAGGCCGATCTGGACCTGAAGAAGCCCTAGTTCCAGTCCCCGATCGCCGCCTGAATGACCGCCATGGCCGCTACCGCCGCCGTATCGGCGCGCAATATCCGCGGGCCCAAGGGAATGGCGGTGACAAAATCGAGGCTGCGCAGCAGCGCGCGCTCCTCTTCCGAAAATCCGCCCTCTGGGCCGACCAGCAGTGCGAGATGTTTCTCTTTGATCTCCGCCAGGAGCGGCAGCGGGTTCTGTCCGGCATCGCCTTCATCGCAATAGATGATGCGGCGCTCCCTGGGCCAGCGTGCCAGCAGATCGGCAAGCTTTAGGGGCTCCGCCACATCGGGAATGCCGAGAATGCCGCATTGCTCGGCCGCCTCGATGACATTGGCCTTGAGCTTGTCGAGATTGGTGATCTTGCCCTGCACATGCTGCGTCATCACCGGCTGCAGCAGGCCGGCGCCCATTTCCACCGCCTTCTGCACGAGATAATCGAGCCGTCCGACCTTCAGCGGCGCGAAGAGATAGTAGAGGTCGGAAGGGGCTGGCTGCGGCCGCGTTTCCTCGATCGGCGTCAGCAGGATGCGCTTGCGCGAGGGAAAGGAAACGCCGGCCTTCCATTCGCCGTCACGGCCGTTGAAGATCAACAGCTCGGCGCCGTCCTCCATGCGCAGCACATTGGCGAGATAGTTGAATTGATCCCGGTCGGCTTCGATGCCGGCATTCGCTTTGATATCCGAAACCACGTACAGCCGCTGCATGCGGAAATTGGCGCGCATGGGTAATCCCTTAAATGAAGAGCGCGACCATAGCCCAATATACCGCGGCTGCAAGCATGGCCGAGACCGGCACGGTGATGGCCCAGGCGGCGATGATGGTCATGAAATGCGAGCGGCGCACGAGGCGTCGGCGGTGGATTTCGTCTGGATTATGCTCGTCGGCTTCCACCATCTCGCCCCATGCGATGCCCGAGGTTTCCGCCTTCCTTCGCATATAGGCGAGGCGGCGCTTCGAGTGGCTGGTGTACCATTCGCGAAAGAAGCCGACGCCGAAGACCGCGCCGATGGCAATATGGGTGGAGCTGACGGGAAGGCCGAACCAAGAGGCGACGATGACGGTGAGAGCGGCCGACAGCGCGACGCAATAGGCCCGCATCGGGTTGAGTTTGGTGATCTGCTCACCGACGAGGCGGATCAGACGCGGACCGTAAAGCAGCACCCCGACGGAAATGCCGCAGCCACCGATCAGCACGACCCAATAGGGCGCGGTATATCCCGCAGCGCCCCCGACGACACTGAGACTGCCTCCCAGGCTGACGCTGCGTATGATCGCCGCCAGCGGCCCGATGGCGTTGGCGACGTCGTTTGCGCCATGCGCAAAGGACATCAGCGCCGCCGAACAGATCAGCGGCAGGCGGAACAGTTTGCGCAGCGAGCTATTCTTGTTTTCGCAACCGACGGACTGCGCCGCCACCAGCGGCCTTGCAGAAAACCAGATCGCCAAACCGACAACGACGCCGATCGTAATGGTCGAGAAGCCCGCGACGGTGTCTTTGGGCGCGAGCTGCAGTACCAGATAGGCGGTAAAGGCGCCGGCCATCAGGCCGATCAGAATGGGAATCCAGTATTTGGCGGCCGCGATCTTGTCGTCGCGATAGATGATGAAGGTCTTGATGAAAAACAGAATGCCGGCGGCGATCGTGCCACCGAGGAAAGGGGTGACGACCCAGCCGGCGGAGATGGCTCCCAACACGCGCCAATTGACCATCTCCGGCCCGACGGCGGCCGCTCCTGCGCCGACAACGGCGCCGACGATCGTGTGGGTGGTCGAAACCGGTGCTTTCAGCCAGGTGGCGAAGTTGATCCAGAGCGCGGCGGCCAGCAGCGCTGCCATCATCAGCCAGGCGAGCTTGCCGCTGGTGATGATGCGGTCGGTATCGATGATATGCGAGGAGATGGTCTTGATGACCGGTCCACCCGCGATGACGGCGCCGAGAATTTCGAAGATCGCCGCCATGATCAGGGCCTGCGTCATGGTGATGGCACGCGCGCCCACCGCCGCGCCGACATTGTTGGCGACGTCCTTGGCACCGATATTCATGGCCATGTAGCCGGCGAGTGCCACGGCGGCGATGGCCAGCGTCGCGCCTGGCTGGTTCAGCATGTGAATGCCGGCGAAGATCATGGCGAGACCGAGGAAGATCAGGCCGATACCGGGAGCGACCAGCCGTTTCGTGACATGATAGGCCGCATCCTCGACATAGGTGAGTTTGTCGAGGTCCTTGTCTAGCGTCCTTTTTGTCAGTTTCGCCGGTCGGTCGGGCATGCCATTCTCTGAGTCGAAATATATAGTTTTACGCTGCCCGGCAGGCCGCGCAATGTCTGGTAATTATTTCAGTATAGTGTGATGGGAGTATGTTACGGCTTATTGGGCCGCTGCTGTGACAAGTCTTGCCGTCATTCGCCGCTCGAAGGCGAGGATGATGTCGCGCAACTCCGGCTCGCGCACGCGCTGGGCCGCCTCGCTGCAGGAAACCCACTCGATCGTGCGCTCGCCCTTTTCCTTGAAATTCTTGGCGAGATCGCTGACATCGAGCGCATAGACCTGAACCCGGCAGGGCACCTGGATGCCGTCCTTCAGCACCTTGTCATAGCTGAAGGCGCCCAGCGGCTCGGTTTCCACAGTGCCGCGCACGCCCGCTTCTTCGAAGGCTTCGCGAGCCGCGACTTCATGCGACAGCTTGCCCGGCATCGGCCAGCCCTTCGGAATCACCCAGCGACCGGTATCGCGGCTGGTCAGCAGCAGCAGTTCCAACTCACCCGTCTTTTTTCTCACTCGATAGCAGAGCGCGGCATATTGCTGTCGCGGCGGACGCCGGAACATGAGCTGCACATCATTTGCGATACGGGCGAGAATGGCCAAGGGTCGGGTCACCTTTAAAAGTTCGAGTTTAGAATCATCTGCATATTAGCATTACATGGAAAAATTGTGCATTCCATATGACTTTATATGGTATTTCCACACACTTTCGTTGAGTGCTCAATAGATAAAAATATGAGGAATCGGTCCCTGATATTCGCCAGTGATTATGCTGTAAACGACATCGAATGCTATTCCCATGCCGCAGATGGCGTAATCGCTCTATAACTCTTCCTATCATACCGGCAAATAAGCTAAATCTCCGTTATGTCCGAACGTTCTCCGCCGCAACGTCTCCCGCCGATGAACGCACTGCGCGCCTTCGATGCCGTTGCTCGTCGCGGTAGCATTCTGAAGGCCGCTGACGAACTCGGTGTCGCGCGCGGCGCTGTACGCCAGCAACTTGCCGTACTTCAAACATTTTTTGGTATTGATTTGTTCCAGCGTGATGGCCGCCGCCTGGTGCTGACGGAGAAGGGCAGGGCCTTTGCCGACTCCGTCGGCATCGCCTTTGGCATTTTGGCGCGAGCGTCAGCCGAGTTTGCGGCCGGTGAGCGCCGGACCCTTCGCCTCGGCGTTCCCTCCGCCTTCGCCGTCTGGTGGTTGATGCCACGCATTGCCGACCTGCAAGCCGCTCTTCCCGACGTCGATGTCGATATCATCCCCATGGCGACAGTCGAATCGCTGGCGCTCCATCCGGATTTCGACGCCGTGATCATGGGCGGCGAATATCGGCCGGCGCGGGACATCACTGCAATCCGCTTCATGGAAGATGAATTCGGCCCGGTGGCGACGCCGGACCTTGCCGCCCGCCTCGGCCTTGCCGTCGGCGTGGAAGCTCTCGCCGGAGCCGTCGCCCTGACCAGCCGTTCCGCGTCCCGCCTTTGGGACGATTGGTTTGCCGAGAGCGGCCATGTGCCAGCTCGCTTCGCCCGCACTCGCGAATTCGAAGATCTGCTTTTGGCGATCGGCGCCGCCCGCTCCGGCGTTGGTGTCGCCATCGCCCCGCGCACGGCCGTTGTTGACGATATCGATCGCCGCGCGCTGGTGGCGCCCTATGGCTTCATTCGAAGACCCGCCGGATACAGCCTCAGCATCCGCAGTAGCGACGCCAAGGGCGCGGCTTTTGTCAGGCTGGCGGACTGGTTGGTTGGAGCAGGGGCGAGATAAACCTCGTGCATATGGCACTTTTTCTGCCCTATCGCGCATTCCAATGTCCATAGACAGCCTGTCATTTCCCATGAGAGATCGAGGCACGACAGACCGCCGTCAGGAGTGCGTTATGAACCAACCTTCCTCTCTTTCCCGTATCGATTGGGTTACCCGAAGCTGCGGCCTGCTTGCGGCGACGGCGGCGGAATTCCGAGAGACTAGGCCCTTTGCCGGCCTGACGATCGGAACCGGCATCCATCTTGAGCCGAAGACGGTGGCGCTGTTGATGACGCTGCATGCCGGCGGTGCCCGCCTCGTCTGCACCGGCAATCTCAACAGCACCCAGCCGGAAACCGTGGATTATCTGCGTGCGCAGGGAACCACCGTTTTCGCCACCCAGACCACCGATGCCGCCGAGCACGGCGCCAGCCTTGATGCCATCCTGGCGGAAGAGCCGGACCTGCTGCTTGACAATGGCGGCGATCTCTTTGCGCGGGCCGCTGAGCGCCCCTATGCCAAGCTCGTGGGCGGTACGGAGGAGACGACGTCAGGTCGCACCCGCTTGCTGCCGATGCGCGACAGGCTGGCCATGCCGATCCTCGTCATCAATGATAGTCCGATTAAGCAGTTCGCCGAAAACAAGCATGCGGTCGGCCAAAGCCTGTTTGAAAGCTATCTGCGCTTCACCAACCGCTCGACCAATGGCAAGCGTGTCACCGTCTTCGGCTATGGCGCCTGCGGTAAGGGCACGGCCGCCTGTTTCCGCAACGCCTATGCCACCGTCAGCGTGGTCGATATCGATCCGGTGACGACGCTTGAAGCGCATCTGGACGGCTTCGTCACGCCCCTGCGCGCCGAAGCCATTCGCTCCGCCGATATCCTCATCACTGTCACCGGCTATCCCGGCATCGTCACCGCTGCGGACCTGCCACTGATCAAGGATGGCGCGATCCTGATGAACGGTGGTCACTTCCCGCACGAGATCGATGTTGAAGCCTTCCGCACCAGTCCCGATGTCGCCGGCATCGATCGTTACGAAGCCGAGCATATCGAGACCGTCCGCATGCGGGACGGGCGCGCCTTCCACATCCTCGGTGCAGGCCACATGGCCAACCTCGCCGGCCCGCGCCCCCCTTGGCAATACAGTCGAATCTATGGATCTCGGCTTCGCGCTGCAGGCCCGTTGCCTGGAACGCGTGGCAAAGGGCGGTCTCGGCAAGGAAGCCTGCGTCATTCCCGTGCCGACCGATATCGACGCCATGGTGGCATCTGCCTATCTCGATCTGGCGCGATGAGTGCCGAGCCTGTCCGGAATGGGTAAAATAAAAGGATAGAGCGGGAAACCGATTCTATGAAACGCTGAACCGCTCTAAGTCTTCGCCAGCGCATCAGGCAGTAGCCGGTCGTAGAGCTCAGCCATTTCGTCGCCAAAGCAGCAGAAGATAATCTCATCGAAATCGCCGCTCATGCTCTCGGCAACAGCGCTGCGCGTCGCGATCATGGCTGCGGGCTCGGCGGGAAAACGGTAGACGCCGGTCGAGATGGCCGGAAAGGCGATGGTCTTGAGACCGTGATCGGTGGCAAGGCGTAGGCTGTTGCGATAGCAGCTTGCCAGCAAATCGTCTTCGCCGCGCCCGCCGCCGTTCCAGACCGGGCCGACAGTGTGGATCACATGCTTTGCCGGCAGGCGATATCCCCTGGTGATCTTTGCCTGTCCGGTCTTGCAACCGTTCAGCATCCGACACTCCGCCACCAGTTCCGGTCCCGCGGCACGATGGATCGCGCCATCCACGCCGCCGCCGCCAAGCAGGCTGCTGTTTGCCGCGTTGACGATGGCATCGATGTCGAGCTTGGTGATGTCGCCGAGAATGATGGTGAAGCGTGTATTCGAAGCGGCGGAAAGATCGGAGCGGATGGTTTCAAAGGCAGACATGATGACGCTCTCCAAGGGGATGAGGTAGTGGCCGTCTATCGCTCCCAATAGGGAACCGGCCCATAAAGTTCCGCCAGGAAATCGATAAAGACACGCACTTTTGCCGGCAGGAACTGACGGCTGGGATAGACGGCCGAGAGCGTGACGCTGTGCGAGCCTTCATAAGCCGGCAGCACCTGTACCAGACGGCCGTCTTTAAGCTCGGGGCCGACATCCCAGGTGGAGCGCAGCGCAATGCCGAGGCCGGCAATGACGGCTTCGCGGATCACTTCGCTGGAATTGGTGATCAGCTTGCCTTCGGGCCTGAAGGTCAGCGCGCCCTTCGGCCCATCCAGCCGCCAGGGATCGTTATTGTGCGGCGGCAGGCAGGTGTGGCGCCGCAAATCCTCGATATCCTCCGGCATGCCGTGGGCAGCGATATAGGCTGGCGAGGCGCAGAGCACGCGGCGCACCAGCGCCAGGCGCCGTGCCACGAGACTGGAATCGGTGAGCTCCGCAATGCGGATCGCGAGATCGAAGCCGCCGCCGACGATATCGGTGAACTCGTCGGTCAGCACCAGATTGATCGCGAGATCTGGATACGCCTGCATGAATGCCTTGAGATGCGGAGCGATATGCAGCCGGCCGAACGAGGTAGGGGCGGAAATCTTCAGTGTGCCCTGCATCTGCGCGGAACGGCCGGCAATATAGGCCTCCGCTTCCTCCAGTCCGGCGAGGATGGCAAGCACCCGGTCGTAAAAGCCCTGGCCGGCCTCTGTCAGCGAAATCTGCCGCGTCGTGCGCTGCAAAAGCCGTGTGCCGAGCCGATCCTCCAGCCGTTTGATTCGCTTGGAAATCACGGCCGGCGAAAAGCCAAGGACGCGACCGGCGAGCGACATGCTGCCGGTCGTGACGACACTGGCAAAGATTTCAAGATCGCCAAGATTGGTCATCGCGCTATTTGTTCCTATTTTGGCATAAATGCTTATCATTTACGCCAATTTCGGGTAAGTGGTAAGCGTGATATGGCGTTAAAAAGAGGGGCGTCCATATTCGGGTGCAAGAGGAGAACGCCATGGCAGAGGCCATTTCATTTCTGGCGCCGCGCGCCGATGTCCTTGCCCGTCGCCGCGAGATCGTCGCAGACCTCGCTGATCTCCTGCCCCCGGAATGTCTGGTCCATGAGCCGCGCGAGCTCATGCCCTTCGAAACGGACGCTTTCATTTCCTATCGCCGCATGCCGCTCGCCGTCGCTCTGCCGCGCTCGACGACCGAGGTCGCGGCCGTGATGAAATATTGTCATCGCTATGGTATTCCGGTGGTGCCGCGTGGCGCCGGCACGTCGCTCTCCGGCGGGGCTATTCCGCAGGAAGATGCCGTCGTGCTCGGCCTTTCCAAGATGAACCGCATTCTTAACGTGGATCTCGCCAACCGCACGGCGACGGTGCAGGCCGGCGTTACCAATTTGCATATTTCCGAAAGCGTCTCGGCGGATGGTTTCTTCTATGCACCTGATCCGAGCTCGCAGCTCGCTTGCACCATCGGCGGTAATATCGGAATGAATTCCGGTGGGGCCCACTGCCTGAAATACGGCGTCACCACCAACAATCTATTGGGCGTCAAACTGGTATTGACCGACGGCACGGTGATCGATCTTGGCGGCAAGGCCCTAGATGCCGCGGGTTATGATCTGCTGGGACTGGTCTGCGGCTCGGAAGGTCAGCTCGGCATCGTCACCGAAGCGACGGTGCGGTTGATTGCCAAGCCGGAAGGCGCGCGGCCGGTTCTGTTCGGTTTCGACACCTCGGAGCAGGCGGGCGCCTGCGTTGCCGACGTCATTGCTGCCGGCATCATTCCTGTCGCCATCGAGTTCATGGATAAGCCGGCGATCGAGATCTGCGAGGCTTTTGCCCATGCCGGCTATCCGCTGGATGTCGGCGCGCTGCTGATCGTCGAGGTCGAGGGTTCGGAAGCGGAGATGGACGATATGCTGAAAAGCATCGTCGAGATCGCCCGCGCGCATGAGGTGAAGACGGTACGCGAGTGCCAGTCGGCGACCGAGGCTGCGCTGATCTGGAAGGGGCGCAAATCCGCCTTCGGCGCCACCGGCCGCATTGCCGACTATATCTGCATGGATGGCACGGTGCCGCTCAGCCAGCTCTCTTATGTCCTGAAGAAGACGTCTGAAATCATCGATCACTATGGCCTGCGGGTCGCCAACGTCTTCCATGCCGGCGATGGCAACATGCATCCGCTGATCCTCTTCAACGCCAATGATCCCGAGGACGCCGCCAGGGCGGAAGCAGCCGGCAACGATATTCTCCGGCTCTGCGTCGATGCCGGCGGCTGCCTGACAGGCGAGCATGGCGTCGGTATCGAGAAGCGTGACCTGATGCGACACCAATATGCGGAGGCCGATCTCGCCCAGATGATGTCCGTGCGCGCGGCGTTCGATCCCGGCTGGATCCTCAATCCCTCTAAAGTCTTCCCGCTGGATGGGCGCAACGCCGTATGAGAGAATTTCTGCCGAAGACGGAAGGCGAGGCTGCAGCCATCATCCGCGATCAAGCCGCACGTGGCGCAGCATTGGCCATTGTCGGCGGCAACACCCGTGCCGGTTTCGGCAACGCCTTCGCCGCAGAGGCTACGCTACGTTCGTCTGAGCTTACCGGTATCGTTGCCTATAATCCGGGTGAGATGGTGATGACCGCACGAGCGGGGACGCCGGTTGCCGAAATCGAGGCGGCGCTGGTGCAAAACGGCCAGATGATGGCCTTCGAACCGATGGACCACCGGCCATTGATGGCGACCGATGGCGAGCCGACGATCGGCGGCGTCTTCGCCGCAAATGTCTCAGGTCCGCGGCGTTTCGTAAGCGGAGCCGCACGCGATAGCCTGCTCGGCGTCCGCTTCGTCAATGGCAAAGGCGAGATCGTCAAGGCCGGCGGGCGGGTGATGAAAAACGTCACCGGCCTCGATCTCGTCAAGCTCATGGCCGGCTCGCACGGCACGCTTGGCCTGCTGACGGAAGTCACCTTCCGCGTGCCGCCGCGCCCGAAGACGGAAGAGACGATCATCGTTTCCGGCCTCAACGATGCCGAGGCGGCAAATGTAATGGCGGCGGCCATGGCGCTGCCGGTCGACGTATCCGGTGCGGCGCATCTGCCGCTGACCGTCTCCTGGACGTTTCTGGACAACCAATTGCCGGAAGGGGCGGCGACGGTATTGCGCGTGGAAGGTTTGGCTGGCTCCGTCTCGGTGAGGGCAGAGAAACTGGCCTCTGCCATGCGTCGGCTTGGCCCCGTGACGCGGCTTGCCGAAGCGGAGAGCCACCGTCTGTGGCGAGAGATCCGCAATGTGAAGCCCTACGCCGACGACACGATGCGCCCTGTCTGGCGCGTTTCGGTCGCTCCAAGCATCGGCCATCAGCTCGTCGCGGCGCTGCGCCTCGAAGCGGGCGTCGACGCCTATTACGATTGGCAAGGCGGCTTGGTCTGGATGCGCATGGAGGCAGAGCCGGAGGGTGAATTGGTGCGTCGCTATATCCACGCGCTCGGCGGCGGCCATGCCACGCTGCTGCGCGCAACACCGGCCGCTCGGGCGACAACGCCGTCTTTTCAGCCGCAGCCCGAGGCCGTGGCCTTGCTGTCGGCGCGTGTGAAGGAGAAGTTCGATCCTGCGGGGATTTTCAATCCGGGGAAGATGGGATGATGTGGATGGAATCTTTTGCTCGGCACCGCCTCACT comes from the Rhizobium sp. NXC24 genome and includes:
- a CDS encoding 16S rRNA (uracil(1498)-N(3))-methyltransferase, with translation MRANFRMQRLYVVSDIKANAGIEADRDQFNYLANVLRMEDGAELLIFNGRDGEWKAGVSFPSRKRILLTPIEETRPQPAPSDLYYLFAPLKVGRLDYLVQKAVEMGAGLLQPVMTQHVQGKITNLDKLKANVIEAAEQCGILGIPDVAEPLKLADLLARWPRERRIIYCDEGDAGQNPLPLLAEIKEKHLALLVGPEGGFSEEERALLRSLDFVTAIPLGPRILRADTAAVAAMAVIQAAIGDWN
- a CDS encoding inorganic phosphate transporter codes for the protein MPDRPAKLTKRTLDKDLDKLTYVEDAAYHVTKRLVAPGIGLIFLGLAMIFAGIHMLNQPGATLAIAAVALAGYMAMNIGAKDVANNVGAAVGARAITMTQALIMAAIFEILGAVIAGGPVIKTISSHIIDTDRIITSGKLAWLMMAALLAAALWINFATWLKAPVSTTHTIVGAVVGAGAAAVGPEMVNWRVLGAISAGWVVTPFLGGTIAAGILFFIKTFIIYRDDKIAAAKYWIPILIGLMAGAFTAYLVLQLAPKDTVAGFSTITIGVVVGLAIWFSARPLVAAQSVGCENKNSSLRKLFRLPLICSAALMSFAHGANDVANAIGPLAAIIRSVSLGGSLSVVGGAAGYTAPYWVVLIGGCGISVGVLLYGPRLIRLVGEQITKLNPMRAYCVALSAALTVIVASWFGLPVSSTHIAIGAVFGVGFFREWYTSHSKRRLAYMRRKAETSGIAWGEMVEADEHNPDEIHRRRLVRRSHFMTIIAAWAITVPVSAMLAAAVYWAMVALFI
- a CDS encoding NUDIX hydrolase; the protein is MAILARIANDVQLMFRRPPRQQYAALCYRVRKKTGELELLLLTSRDTGRWVIPKGWPMPGKLSHEVAAREAFEEAGVRGTVETEPLGAFSYDKVLKDGIQVPCRVQVYALDVSDLAKNFKEKGERTIEWVSCSEAAQRVREPELRDIILAFERRMTARLVTAAAQ
- a CDS encoding LysR substrate-binding domain-containing protein, producing the protein MSERSPPQRLPPMNALRAFDAVARRGSILKAADELGVARGAVRQQLAVLQTFFGIDLFQRDGRRLVLTEKGRAFADSVGIAFGILARASAEFAAGERRTLRLGVPSAFAVWWLMPRIADLQAALPDVDVDIIPMATVESLALHPDFDAVIMGGEYRPARDITAIRFMEDEFGPVATPDLAARLGLAVGVEALAGAVALTSRSASRLWDDWFAESGHVPARFARTREFEDLLLAIGAARSGVGVAIAPRTAVVDDIDRRALVAPYGFIRRPAGYSLSIRSSDAKGAAFVRLADWLVGAGAR
- a CDS encoding O-acetyl-ADP-ribose deacetylase — encoded protein: MSAFETIRSDLSAASNTRFTIILGDITKLDIDAIVNAANSSLLGGGGVDGAIHRAAGPELVAECRMLNGCKTGQAKITRGYRLPAKHVIHTVGPVWNGGGRGEDDLLASCYRNSLRLATDHGLKTIAFPAISTGVYRFPAEPAAMIATRSAVAESMSGDFDEIIFCCFGDEMAELYDRLLPDALAKT
- a CDS encoding LysR family transcriptional regulator; protein product: MTNLGDLEIFASVVTTGSMSLAGRVLGFSPAVISKRIKRLEDRLGTRLLQRTTRQISLTEAGQGFYDRVLAILAGLEEAEAYIAGRSAQMQGTLKISAPTSFGRLHIAPHLKAFMQAYPDLAINLVLTDEFTDIVGGGFDLAIRIAELTDSSLVARRLALVRRVLCASPAYIAAHGMPEDIEDLRRHTCLPPHNNDPWRLDGPKGALTFRPEGKLITNSSEVIREAVIAGLGIALRSTWDVGPELKDGRLVQVLPAYEGSHSVTLSAVYPSRQFLPAKVRVFIDFLAELYGPVPYWER
- a CDS encoding FAD-linked oxidase C-terminal domain-containing protein; amino-acid sequence: MAEAISFLAPRADVLARRREIVADLADLLPPECLVHEPRELMPFETDAFISYRRMPLAVALPRSTTEVAAVMKYCHRYGIPVVPRGAGTSLSGGAIPQEDAVVLGLSKMNRILNVDLANRTATVQAGVTNLHISESVSADGFFYAPDPSSQLACTIGGNIGMNSGGAHCLKYGVTTNNLLGVKLVLTDGTVIDLGGKALDAAGYDLLGLVCGSEGQLGIVTEATVRLIAKPEGARPVLFGFDTSEQAGACVADVIAAGIIPVAIEFMDKPAIEICEAFAHAGYPLDVGALLIVEVEGSEAEMDDMLKSIVEIARAHEVKTVRECQSATEAALIWKGRKSAFGATGRIADYICMDGTVPLSQLSYVLKKTSEIIDHYGLRVANVFHAGDGNMHPLILFNANDPEDAARAEAAGNDILRLCVDAGGCLTGEHGVGIEKRDLMRHQYAEADLAQMMSVRAAFDPGWILNPSKVFPLDGRNAV
- a CDS encoding FAD-binding protein, which gives rise to MREFLPKTEGEAAAIIRDQAARGAALAIVGGNTRAGFGNAFAAEATLRSSELTGIVAYNPGEMVMTARAGTPVAEIEAALVQNGQMMAFEPMDHRPLMATDGEPTIGGVFAANVSGPRRFVSGAARDSLLGVRFVNGKGEIVKAGGRVMKNVTGLDLVKLMAGSHGTLGLLTEVTFRVPPRPKTEETIIVSGLNDAEAANVMAAAMALPVDVSGAAHLPLTVSWTFLDNQLPEGAATVLRVEGLAGSVSVRAEKLASAMRRLGPVTRLAEAESHRLWREIRNVKPYADDTMRPVWRVSVAPSIGHQLVAALRLEAGVDAYYDWQGGLVWMRMEAEPEGELVRRYIHALGGGHATLLRATPAARATTPSFQPQPEAVALLSARVKEKFDPAGIFNPGKMG